In Limanda limanda chromosome 21, fLimLim1.1, whole genome shotgun sequence, a genomic segment contains:
- the LOC133027840 gene encoding UDP-glucuronosyltransferase 2C1-like, translating to MRMIACCRALLLLILIPGVCQAGNILVLPWEGSHWLNMNILLQALHSRGHNITVVHSSKSFYIPNNSSHYNTVTVQVERGVDEELFTNCLSKAIQFELDTLHLIKFGEMIGCFSEIHKVVGEFVSTLLDDRELMRNIEGSKFDLVLTDPAVGGGVILAKYLNLPLVFNVRWLLVLDGQLALAPSPVSYVPMKGSGNNDKMTFFQRVKNMILYLINQIFYHFAVKVYQKICDKYLGPENEFKQLVLNADIWLMRTDFVFDFPRPTVPNVVYMGGFHCSPAKPLPQHLEDFVQSSGEHGVIIMSLGTFVTELPADMTNKMAAAFAKLPQKVIWRHKGDRPATLGNNTLLVDWMPQNDLLGHPKIKLFVSHGGTNGVQEAIYHGVPVVGLPLYFDQNDNLLRLKERGGAKILTLATVDKHNNFLEAIQEVLTEPSYRLNMQRLSRLHRDQPMKPLDTALFWIEFVIRHKGAAHLRTESYKLPWYSYHSVDVILFLITSALVILLLFAGILWSCFRLCIKRKLKSD from the coding sequence atgaGAATGATCGCTTGCTGCAGGGCTTTGCTCCTGCTCATCCTGATTCCCGGAGTCTGTCAAGCTGGAAACATCTTGGTGTTACCCTGGGAAGGCAGCCATTGGTTAAACATGAATATTCTACTTCAAGCCCTGCACTCAAGAGGACACAATATCACTGTTGTGCATTCAAGCAAAAGCTTTTACATCCCAAACAACTCCTCCCATTACAACACTGTCACAGTCCAAGTGGAGAGGGGCGTGGATGAGGAGCTCTTCACAAATTGCTTATCCAAGGCAATTCAATTTGAGTTGGATACACTTCACTTGATAAAGTTTGGAGAAATGATAGGCTGCTTCTCTGAAATTCACAAAGTTGTGGGGGAATTTGTATCAACACTGCTAGATGACCGAGAGTTGATGAGAAACATTGAGGGCAGCAAGTTTGACCTGGTACTCACTGACCCTGCTGTGGGAGGTGGAGTCATTTTGGCCAAATATCTAAaccttcctctggtttttaatgttcGCTGGCTGCTAGTTCTAGATGGTCAACTTGCTCTTGCTCCATCACCCGTATCCTATGTTCCTATGAAAGGATCTGGCAATAATGATAAAATGACCTTTTTTCAGAGagttaaaaatatgattttatatCTTATCAATCAAATATTTTACCACTTTGCAGTTAAGGTATACCAGAAGATATGTGACAAATATCTTGGGcctgaaaatgaatttaaacaGTTGGTGCTTAATGCAGATATTTGGTTGATGAGaactgactttgtgtttgatttccCACGTCCGACTGTGCCTAATGTTGTCTACATGGGAGGGTTTCACTGTAGCCCTGCAAAACCTTTGCCTCAACACCTAGAGGATTTTGTACAGAGCTCTGGAGAACATGGAGTCATCATCATGTCTCTGGGGACTTTTGTGACTGAACTTCCTGCTGACATGACCAACAAGATGGCTGCAGCTTTTGCTAAATTACCTCAGAAAGTCATCTGGAGGCATAAAGGTGACAGACCGGCCACTCTGGGCAACAACACTTTACTTGTCGACTGGATGCCACAGAATGACCTCCTAGGACATCCAAAGATTAAACTATTTGTTTCACACGGGGGAACAAACGGAGTTCAAGAGGCTATTTATCACGGAGTCCCAGTTGTGGGTCTACCTTTGTACTTTGACCAGAACGACAACCTGCTCCgtctgaaagagagaggaggagctaaGATTCTTACATTAGCCACAGtggacaaacacaacaacttCCTAGAAGCAATACAGGAAGTTTTGACTGAGCCCTCCTACAGGCTGAACATGCAGAGACTCTCCAGGCTGCACAGAGATCAGCCAATGAAACCACTGGACACTGCACTCTTCTGGATAGAGTTTGTCATAAGACACAAAGGTGCAGCTCACCTGAGAACGGAGTCCTACAAACTGCCCTGGTACTCCTACCACTCTGTAGATGTCATATTGTTCTTGATAACATCTGCACtagttattttgttattatttgctgGAATCTTATGGTCATGCTTCAGATTGTGTAtcaaaagaaaactcaaatctGACTGA
- the LOC133027883 gene encoding LOW QUALITY PROTEIN: UDP-glucuronosyltransferase 2B14-like (The sequence of the model RefSeq protein was modified relative to this genomic sequence to represent the inferred CDS: substituted 1 base at 1 genomic stop codon): MNVIVEELYSRGHQVSVLRSFDSWYIKETSQFYTSVTLDAESGFDEDFLTKFVAQLLNIQREGKSAWTRFKLEMELMQKGSEMNQKMCKMLEVLFENKDLIQSLQDAKYDLVLADPFSPLGVILAHYLRLPIVFNVRWTGQGEGHFSIAPSPLSYIPMPGSELSDKMSFPERVLNVMIFGFAEFQIAHYVSPIYDPFIKKYLGLDADFLSLFQAADLWLMRVDFVFEFPRPTMPNVVYMGGFQCKPAKPLPQHLEDFVQSSGEHGVIIMSLGTFISTFPQDLADEIATAFAKLPQKVIWRYKGDRPATLGNNTLLVDWMPQNDLLGHPKIKLFVAHGGTNGVQEAIYHGVPILGLPLIFDQHDNLFRIKVRGAGKIIDFFTMNXDIFFQGIQEVLTESSYGLNMQRLSRLHRDQPMKPLDTALFWIEFVMRHKGAAHLRTESYRLPWYSYHSVDVILFLITVALVILLSFAGIVWSCFRLCIKRKLKSD, translated from the coding sequence ATGAATGTCATTGTAGAGGAACTATACTCAAGGGGGCACCAGGTTTCTGTTCTGCGATCATTCGACAGCTGGTATATCAAGGAAACATCCCAATTCTATACTTCCGTCACACTTGATGCTGAGTCCGGATTTGATGAAGATTTTTTAACAAAGTTTGTGGCCCAACTCCTGAATATCCAGAGGGAAGGGAAGTCTGCCTGGACACGTTTTAAATTGGAAATGGAACTAATGCAAAAGGGTTCTGAGATGAATcaaaaaatgtgcaaaatgctTGAGGTGCTTTTTGAAAACAAAGATCTAATACAGTCACTGCAGGATGCCAAATATGACCTTGTCCTCGCAGACCCTTTTAGCCCATTGGGTGTTATACTTGCTCACTACCTCAGGTTGCcaattgtttttaatgtcagaTGGACCGGTCAAGGTGAAGGCCATTTTTCAATTGcaccttctcctctgtcttATATTCCAATGCCAGGGTCTGAGCTATCAGATAAAATGAGCTTTCCTGAGAGAGTTCTTAACGTCATGATTTTTGGCTTCGCAGAATTCCAAATAGCACATTATGTGTCACCAATTTATGATccctttattaaaaaatatttaggtCTGGATGcagattttctttcactgtTTCAAGCAGCCGACCTGTGGCTGATGAGAGTggactttgtgtttgagttcCCTCGACCCACCATGCCTAATGTTGTCTACATGGGAGGGTTCCAGTGTAAACCTGCAAAACCTTTGCCTCAACACCTGGAGGATTTTGTCCAGAGCTCTGGAGAACATGGAGTCATCATCATGTCTCTGGGGACTTTTATTAGCACATTTCCGCAGGACTTAGCTGATGAGATCGCTACAGCTTTTGCTAAATTACCTCAGAAAGTCATCTGGAGGTACAAAGGGGACAGACCGGCCACTCTGGGCAACAACACTTTACTGGTCGACTGGATGCCACAGAATGACCTCCTGGGACATCCAAAGATTAAACTATTTGTGGCTCATGGGGGAACAAACGGAGTTCAAGAGGCTATTTATCACGGAGTTCCTATACTAGGACTTCCACTGATTTTTGACCAACATGATAATCTATTCAGAATTAAagtcagaggagcaggaaaGATAATTGATTTTTTTACTATGAATTAAGACATCTTCTTTCAGGGAATTCAGGAAGTCTTGACTGAGTCCTCCTATGGGCTGAACATGCAGAGACTGTCCAGGCTGCACAGAGATCAGCCAATGAAACCACTGGACACTGCCCTCTTCTGGATAGAGTTTGTCATGAGACACAAAGGTGCAGCTCACCTGAGAACGGAGTCCTACAGACTGCCCTGGTACTCCTACCACTCTGTAGATGTCATATTGTTCTTGATAACAGTTGCACTAGTTATTTTGTTATCATTTGCTGGAATCGTATGGTCATGCTTCAGATTGTGTAtcaaaagaaaactcaaatctGACTAA